Below is a window of Paraburkholderia azotifigens DNA.
TGCTCGCCTGACGCGGGAGGTCTGCGAGTATGCCCGATTGACGCGACAACGTCTGCACGCGCTTTTTGGCATTCGTTGAAACGTCGCCGATTGCCACCTATGATGATTGCAATGCCTACGTCATCCTGATGACCTAACGTAAAAAGCGATCGCGGGATCGACGAGGCGCGAGGAGTGCCCCGCACAGATGTCGCACCCTCTTCTGCATGCTCGAGCCGGGTTGCTTACACTGGCGGCGCCGCGCATGTAGGAGCATCGGTCATTCGCATGTCCTGGGTCGCTTAGGCGGCCGCGGTAGAGAAGCAAGAGTGAAGAGCGCCACGCGACTCTTCCTCGGGGTATTACACAACGAAATTTAGAAACCCTATTTCCCTACGAGGCCAGTCGTGCATCGCAGAACCATCGGCTCTTCGATCCTGTTGCTGTTATGCGCTCTTTGCACTGTGTATGCGAGGCCATCGTTTGCCGCGTCGAATGACGCGCCCGCGCCATCGGCGATGGACGAGAAAATGCACGCGTGCACCACCTGTCATGGCGTGCAGGGCCAGGGGCGCAACAACGACTATTTCCCGCGCATCGCAGGCAAGCCCGCCGAGTATCTGTTCAACCAGTTGCAATCCTTCCGCGACGGCGGCCGCACCTATCCGCCGATGGGCTATCTGCTCGCGTTTCTGCCCGACGACTATCTGCGCAAGATCAGCCGGTATTTCGCCGACATGCAGCCGCCCTATCCGAATCCCGATACGAACCCGCTGCCTCAGGCAACGCTCGATTACGGCAAGCAGCTCGTCGTGCAAGGCGATGCGAAGCGCGGCATTCCCGCCTGCGTCGCGTGTCACGGCGAGCGGCTGACGGGCCAGCAGCCGGGCATTCCCGGGCTGCTCGGTCTGCATGCAAGCTATATCGCCGGACAGATGGGCACGTGGCGCGCGGGCACGCGTCATGCGCTCGCGCCGGACTGCATGCATGGCATCGCCGTCAAACTCAACGACAAGGACATCACGGCCGTCTCGAGCTGGCTCGCGCGCCAGCCGCGTCCCGCCGATCCGCGGCCCGTGCCGCGATTGCCCGGCAAGCTGCCGCTCGCATGTGGGAGCCAACCGGAATGAAGACTCTCTCCTTTAGCTCCATTGCATCAGGTTTGATCTCGATCAATTCCGTGCCGATTAATATTGTGACGCGCATGCAACACGTCGTGCGTCTGACGCGCCGTGTCACGCTGCCGCTTGCAACGGGCGTCGCGTTCGCGCTCGCCGCCGTCGCCAATGCGGATGCAGCCGACACCGCCTCACCTGCCGGCGCGGGCACACGATCCGAACAGGTCGTGCGCGGCGAGTATCTGGCGCGCGCGGGCGATTGCGTCGCATGCCACACCGCGCCGCGCGGCAAGACCTTCGGCGGCGGCCTCGCGATGGAGACGCCGTTCGGCACGCTGTACACGCCGAACATCAGCCCCGACAACGAGTACGGCATCGGCAGATGGACGGCCGACGATTTCTTCAAGATGATGCGCACGGGCAAGAGCCCGGACGGCAAGCTGATCTATCCCGCAATGCCGATCGCGGCCTACACGAAGGTCACGCGCGAAGACTCCGACGCGATCTTCGCGTATCTGAAGTCGGTGGAAGCCGTGCATCAGCCCAACCGCACGCACGAGCTGCGCTTCCCGTTCAACCAGCGTGAGCTGCTGGTCGGCTGGCGCTCGCTGTATTTCCGCGAAGGCGAGTTCCAGCCGAATCCGAGCCGCTCGGTCGAATGGAATCGCGGCGCGTATCTGGTCGAAGGACTCGGCCATTGCTCGATGTGCCATACGAAGATCAACCTGCTCGGCGGCTCGTCGAAGAGTGAGCAGTTCGCGGGCGGCCTGATTCCCGTGCAGAACTGGTACGCGCCGTCGCTCACGTCCGACAAGGACGGCGGTCTCGGCGACTGGAGCATCAAGGACATCGTCGATCTGCTGCAGGCGGGCATTTCGGATCGCGGCGCGGTGTACGGTCCGATGGCCGAGGTCACGTATCACAGCCTGCAATACATGACCGACGACGACGTGAAAGCGATGGCCGTCTATCTGAAGACGCTGCCCGACAACGATCCCGGCCGCAAGACGGGCCCGTCGGCGACCGTGAAGCCCGCCGTGTTCGAAACCGGCCAGCGCATCTACATGCAGAAGTGCGCGACCTGTCACGGCGAGCACGGCGAAGGCAAGCTGCAGCACTACCCGCCCCTCGCGCGCAACCAGTCGATCGAAATGGACTCGGCCGTCAATCCGATCCGCATCGTGCTGAACGGCGGCTTTCCGCCGGGCACGCGGCGCAATCCCGAACCGTACGGCATGCCGCCGTTCGCGCAGGAGCTGAACGACGCCGACGCGGCTGCTGTCGTCACGTATATCCGCACGGCGTGGGGCAACCACGGCAAGCCTGTAACGGCAAAGCAGGTCAACGAACTGCGCAAGGCGCCGCTGCGTTAGCCCACATCACTCGCATAAAACCCCTGTCTTCGGAGATCTGTAGATGGACCCTGGCAATCACTCCGGCGACCACGACGGCAACGCTTCGGATGCCGAAGTCGAACGCATCGTCGCACAAGGCCCGCACGGCGCGATCGCGGTCGCGGGCGTGGCGGCCGTGGTCGTGCTGGCGATCTGGATCGGCTTCTACTTTCTCGTGTTTCTGCCGCGTGGCGTCATTCACTGATCATGTCGACCCAACCTTCCCATTCCCCGGATAGCGGCCATGCCGTCGCCGAGCGCTCGGAAAAGCGCTGGGCGTATTTCGTCATCGCGATCGTCGTCTTCATGCTCGTGGTCGTCGTGTACTCGGGCCTGCACTGGGCGATGATGCCGCCGTCGCGCGTCGAAACGATCGATCCGTCGCGGCTGCAGATGTCGGGCGAATTTGTCGAAAGCAATCTCGGCAGCGCCGTCGAGCCGGACGGCTCCGTGGTCGTGCGCTTCATCGCGCAGCAGTATTCGTTCACGCCACAGTGTCTGCTGGTGCCCGCCGACACCGATATCACGTTCCGCACGACGAGCGCCGATGTCGTGCACGGCCTGCTCGTCACGGATACGAACATCAACACGATGGTCGTACCGGGCTATGTCGCGACGTTCTCCTCCTCCTTCCCGCAACCCGCCGACCATCTGATGCCCTGCCACGAGTTCTGCGGCTTCGGCCATCAGACGATGTGGGCGCACGTGAAGGTCATCGACAAAGCTGCCTTCTTCGAACAGGCCAAACAAAACCGGAGGCTCAGCTGTGTTTCACGCTAAGCGACTCGTTCTCGCGCACTTCTGGCTCGCGTTCATCGCGTTCGGCATTGCGCTGCTGCTGGGCGCATGGCAGATGCTCGTGCGCAGTCCGCTGCATCCGTGGATCGGCCAGCCTGAGCTGTACTACCGCTCGGTGACGGCAC
It encodes the following:
- a CDS encoding cytochrome c oxidase subunit II, with the translated sequence MSTQPSHSPDSGHAVAERSEKRWAYFVIAIVVFMLVVVVYSGLHWAMMPPSRVETIDPSRLQMSGEFVESNLGSAVEPDGSVVVRFIAQQYSFTPQCLLVPADTDITFRTTSADVVHGLLVTDTNINTMVVPGYVATFSSSFPQPADHLMPCHEFCGFGHQTMWAHVKVIDKAAFFEQAKQNRRLSCVSR
- a CDS encoding c-type cytochrome, whose translation is MHRRTIGSSILLLLCALCTVYARPSFAASNDAPAPSAMDEKMHACTTCHGVQGQGRNNDYFPRIAGKPAEYLFNQLQSFRDGGRTYPPMGYLLAFLPDDYLRKISRYFADMQPPYPNPDTNPLPQATLDYGKQLVVQGDAKRGIPACVACHGERLTGQQPGIPGLLGLHASYIAGQMGTWRAGTRHALAPDCMHGIAVKLNDKDITAVSSWLARQPRPADPRPVPRLPGKLPLACGSQPE
- a CDS encoding c-type cytochrome — translated: MQHVVRLTRRVTLPLATGVAFALAAVANADAADTASPAGAGTRSEQVVRGEYLARAGDCVACHTAPRGKTFGGGLAMETPFGTLYTPNISPDNEYGIGRWTADDFFKMMRTGKSPDGKLIYPAMPIAAYTKVTREDSDAIFAYLKSVEAVHQPNRTHELRFPFNQRELLVGWRSLYFREGEFQPNPSRSVEWNRGAYLVEGLGHCSMCHTKINLLGGSSKSEQFAGGLIPVQNWYAPSLTSDKDGGLGDWSIKDIVDLLQAGISDRGAVYGPMAEVTYHSLQYMTDDDVKAMAVYLKTLPDNDPGRKTGPSATVKPAVFETGQRIYMQKCATCHGEHGEGKLQHYPPLARNQSIEMDSAVNPIRIVLNGGFPPGTRRNPEPYGMPPFAQELNDADAAAVVTYIRTAWGNHGKPVTAKQVNELRKAPLR